In Hymenobacter gelipurpurascens, one DNA window encodes the following:
- a CDS encoding response regulator, which yields MTTSLPVSNQIPLLLVDDHPVVVEGLKALLNSEKDLPVTAQAYSGEEALDVLAQHPEIRVAVLDLNMPGMTGVELAYTIRQLYPQIRILILSMFHDHASVAEVLEVGCSGYVLKTTSKDELSGAIREVAAGRTYFSKEVAATVLQNLQIPASREQIREARAAELTNRELEILQLIAREYSNSRIAEILFISERTVETHRKNILTKTNSKSVVGLIQYAMRNRLIS from the coding sequence ATGACTACATCCTTACCTGTGTCAAACCAAATTCCGCTGCTCCTGGTAGATGACCATCCGGTGGTGGTGGAAGGGCTGAAAGCCCTGTTAAATTCGGAAAAGGATTTGCCGGTAACGGCACAGGCCTACAGTGGCGAAGAGGCCCTGGATGTACTGGCCCAACACCCGGAAATCAGGGTGGCGGTACTGGACCTAAACATGCCCGGCATGACGGGCGTGGAACTGGCCTACACTATCCGCCAGCTCTATCCGCAAATTCGGATCCTGATTCTGAGCATGTTTCATGATCATGCGTCAGTAGCCGAGGTCTTGGAAGTAGGCTGCTCGGGCTATGTGCTCAAAACTACCTCCAAAGACGAGCTTTCCGGCGCCATACGCGAAGTGGCAGCGGGTCGTACCTATTTCAGCAAAGAGGTAGCTGCTACGGTACTGCAGAACCTGCAGATACCTGCCTCCAGAGAACAGATACGCGAGGCACGAGCCGCCGAGCTGACTAACCGGGAACTGGAGATTCTGCAGCTTATTGCCCGCGAGTATTCTAACTCACGCATCGCCGAAATCCTGTTTATCAGCGAGCGAACGGTAGAAACGCACCGCAAAAACATCCTTACAAAAACCAATTCTAAGTCGGTAGTTGGGCTGATTCAGTACGCGATGCGCAATCGACTCATTTCCTAG